GAGTAACCAATGCCTTAAAGAATGAAGGCATAAAATGTGGCAAAAATCGTATAGCCAAACTGATGAAGGAAAATAATATTGCTGCTAAAACCAGGAAGAAATTTAAGGCTACAACTAATTCAAATCACAATTACCCAGTTGCAGATAATATCCTAAATCAGGACTTTACAGCTTATAAGCCTAATCAAATCTGGGTTGCAGATATTACTTATATACCAACAGATGAAGGTTGGCTCTACTTGGCTGCCATTATTGATCTCTATAACAGAAAAGTTGTTGGATGGGCAATGGATAGTACTATGACAAAACAGCTTTGTATAGATGCTTTAAAGCAAGCTATAGGTCGCCAAAGACATCCCAAAGGGGTTATTCATCATTCCGACAGAGGGGTTCAGTATGCCAGCAAGGAATACCAGAAAGTGCTGAACAGCAATGGTTTCACAGCAAGTATGAGCCGTAAGGGTAACTGTTACGACAATGCTTGTATGGAATCATTCTTTGGTACTCTTAAAACGGAGCTTATTTACTTAACAAGGTTCAAAACAAGGGCTGAGGCCCGTCTGGCTATCTTTGAATATATTGAAGTCTTTTATAATCGGATACGATTACATTCAAAGCTTGGCTATAAGTCACCTGTGGAATTCGAAAAGCAAAACAAAGCGGCTTAAATAAAATTTAACAAGATACAAAGAAAAACGGAGAAATCTCGCCATTCTTTGTGTCTAATTTATCAGGGAAAGGTCACAATAATCATAGTATCCGGCTATCCCACTTCCTCCATATGCCGCATCTTTATGGCTTGTAAATACAATAGGACTGCCTTTCGTTCCCAAGGCATTGAGTTTTCCATATACGTAGATACTACTTCCTTTTGAACTGCTTTTTATTATTGTTCCTGGCTGTACCGTCAATTTTTTATCGTTTGGTACCAATACAAAATCAGCTAAATAGTACACAGCATTACTTAGTGTTATATCCACAATTGTGTTTCCTCCAATACCCACTCCGTTACACAATGTTCCTCTTATGGTATTTCCTTCATAGGTATTGTCGGCTATTCCTGTGAATATTGATGAACTTAATCCTCCCAGATAAACATATATTCCACTTTCCGTATTATTTAACAGATTGTTATTTCTTACACTTAAATTTCCTGTCCCAAATATATCTATATAGATGCCTGACCCTCCATTGCCCGCTATCCTATTTCCTTCTATTACAGCATTTCCTGTCCCAGCCTGAGATACATAAATTCCACATCCGCCATTACCAGATATGGTATTATTCTCAATATCCATGGTATTAGTGGCATCTGCACTTGTGTTGTTAATATATATCCCAGTTGATCGATTACTAATTATATTATTGTTTTTTATTGCTGAATCAAAGCTTGTATTCAGGTATATACCATAATTTTTAGAGTTACTTACTTCTGAATTTGTAAGGTTAAGCTTTCCTTGAACATTAATTGCACAATGAGGAGTATAATAATTGGAATCTGCCCCTGCATACCTAACTTTTATATAATCACCATTGAATTCTCCCGTACTTGATACAGTTATTCCAAGCCAGTAATCATAGTATCCTGTTACTTCGCTTCCTCCATATGCCGTATCATTATTGCTTGTAAATACAACTTTGTCCAATTCAGTCCCTGAAGCTGTCAGTGTACCATTTACAACAATTTCTGTTCCCCGGGTAAACTTCACCATTACTCCTTGATCAATCTGAAGTTTTACACCTTGTTGAACAATTATGGTTCCATCAACTACATAAGTATAGTTGTTAGTCCATGTAGTGTTTTCAGAAATAATTCCACTAACATGAATAGTATCTGCCTCTACTGAGGTATCTGTCGAGTTATATGTTTCTGCATATACAATATTTTTTTGACTATTTACAGGAATTAATCCTATTGCCATTAGAACTATTAGTATTGAAAAAAATAGTTTATTCAATTTACTCATTTTTTTACCCCCATTTATTGTTACATATTATATTTTACATTTTTGTGTAACATTCCTTCTTTTTCCCAAATATATTTACTCCTTTACTACTTAAACAATATTTTTTACTAATGTGAGCTGATACCTGTTTTCTTGTTTGGGAAGATGGAGTAAAATATATTATAGACAAGGTATACGACCATAAAAAAGGAGCAATATATATGTGTGGAAGATACGCTATTTTTACAGAGGAAGAAAATCAAGAACTCAGAAATATAGTTAATGGTATTAATGAAAAACTTAAGGAA
This genomic stretch from Ruminiclostridium cellulolyticum H10 harbors:
- a CDS encoding right-handed parallel beta-helix repeat-containing protein encodes the protein MSKLNKLFFSILIVLMAIGLIPVNSQKNIVYAETYNSTDTSVEADTIHVSGIISENTTWTNNYTYVVDGTIIVQQGVKLQIDQGVMVKFTRGTEIVVNGTLTASGTELDKVVFTSNNDTAYGGSEVTGYYDYWLGITVSSTGEFNGDYIKVRYAGADSNYYTPHCAINVQGKLNLTNSEVSNSKNYGIYLNTSFDSAIKNNNIISNRSTGIYINNTSADATNTMDIENNTISGNGGCGIYVSQAGTGNAVIEGNRIAGNGGSGIYIDIFGTGNLSVRNNNLLNNTESGIYVYLGGLSSSIFTGIADNTYEGNTIRGTLCNGVGIGGNTIVDITLSNAVYYLADFVLVPNDKKLTVQPGTIIKSSSKGSSIYVYGKLNALGTKGSPIVFTSHKDAAYGGSGIAGYYDYCDLSLIN
- a CDS encoding IS3-like element ISCce4 family transposase (programmed frameshift) — its product is MKRYDSNFKEQAVRLVTEQGKSVSSVANDIGIHENTLYKWIDQYKTHKENAFPGSGNLRPEDEELRKLKKRVADLEMENELPKKSNGNLRERPEIIYPIIHEYRFKFPVEKMCRLLNISRSGYYAWVKRPESLRKKRNTELLEKIRRIHKVSRETYGSPRVTNALKNEGIKCGKNRIAKLMKENNIAAKTRKKFKATTNSNHNYPVADNILNQDFTAYKPNQIWVADITYIPTDEGWLYLAAIIDLYNRKVVGWAMDSTMTKQLCIDALKQAIGRQRHPKGVIHHSDRGVQYASKEYQKVLNSNGFTASMSRKGNCYDNACMESFFGTLKTELIYLTRFKTRAEARLAIFEYIEVFYNRIRLHSKLGYKSPVEFEKQNKAA